One Phaseolus vulgaris cultivar G19833 chromosome 11, P. vulgaris v2.0, whole genome shotgun sequence genomic window carries:
- the LOC137829236 gene encoding condensin complex subunit 2 isoform X2, whose translation MAETLSPNPLVGQKQRFRIQSPTANFFLGSNNDQLERAEARAARAAAIRRKSLGFSQPLQANSDPCLNKQQILDLFQNCIKLASENKINQKNTWELNLIDHLTDIIKGEQEDDAETNFQKASCTLEAGVKIYSLRVDSVHSEAYKVLGGMNRAGQEAEQDTSLDGVNIESGQEENRKETSKKLSPLSTLESSFEALNVKKFDAAFVVDPLYRQTTAKFDEGGAKGLLMNNLGVYGGCRVLFDSLEVPAKCMAKQNQSDISDTIDLSFVKDCMEQMVLDMRVKDEISPTLRTIVSLFDESNRRPTDVQHHDKNSAEDLDASSFNNESGFDREEYGNSMTWSDDHDDQTVVADVGYNDDDPSFPNYPQDNDEPFPSPDADMDDRFDNVDGYLFLSLGFNSKQNAWAGPDHWKYRKSKEVHPTSEDGSIIKSRLPKSKRQAEVELNFTNSLEKEMLDIFSTPKNPKSLLLPESRLPCNTKLPEDCHYHPEDLVKLFLLSNVKCLGRRANRFADGSREQSNEYESFPSWDNGSVGGDDYGDYGGDLHSDMEDSNTLITQPRQVNKIEVQYDKTSKQVDVHALKITIWDHVQESVKLPLQGQKDTLSFRNILANFPSECNAAATISDISPHLCFICLLHLANEKGLSIQNCSNLDDLTICLPHVADSLRGTV comes from the exons ATGGCGGAAACGTTAAGCCCAAACCCCTTGGTGGGTCAGAAGCAGAGGTTCCGTATCCAGTCCCCCACCGCTAACTTCTTCTTGGGCTCCAACAATGACCAGCTCGAGCGCGCCGAGGCCCGAGCCGCTCGGGCCGCCGCCATCCGCCGAAAGAGCCTCGGGTTCAGCCAACCTCTTCAGGCCAACTCGGATCCCTGCCTCAACAAACAGCAGATCCTCGATTTGTTCCAAAACTGCATCAAACTCGCCAGCGAAAAC AAAATTAATCAGAAAAATACGTGGGAGTTGAACCTGATTGATCACCTTACTGATATCATCAAGGGCGAGCAAGAAGATGACGCGGAGACTAATTTTCAAAAA GCAAGCTGCACACTTGAGGCTGGAGTCAAAATTTATTCATTAAGAGTAGATTCAGTGCATTCTGAGGCATATAAAGTTCTTGGTGGGATGAATAGAGCAGGCCAAGAAGCCGAGCAAG ACACTAGCCTGGATGGTGTTAATATTGAAAGTGGACAAGAAGAAAACAGGAAAGAAACAAGCAAAAAG TTGTCACCTTTGTCAACATTGGAATCATCTTTCGAGGCACTTAATGTTAAGAAGTTTGATG CTGCATTTGTCGTGGATCCTCTCTATCGCCAGACAACAGCAAAATTTGATGAAGGTGGAGCCAAGGGTCTTTTAATGAATAATCTCGGTGTATATGGCGGATGTAGGGTGCTCTTTGATTCACTAGAAGTGCCCGCGAAGTGTATGGCAAAACAAAATCAATCTGATATTTCAGATACTATTGATCTTTCTTTTGTCAAAG ATTGTATGGAGCAGATGGTGTTGGACATGCGTGTTAAGGATGAAATTTCTCCAACTCTGAGGACTATAGTAAGCCTATTTGATGAAAGTAACAGAAGGCCCACTGATGTTCAACATCACGACAAGAATTCAGCTGAAGATCTTGACGCCTCTTCTTTTAATAATGAAAGTGGTTTTGACAGAGAAGAATATGGGAACAGCATGACCTGGAGTGACGATCACGATGACCAAACGGTTGTTGCCGATGTAGGCTATAATGATGATGATCCAAGTTTTCCCAATTACCCTCAG GACAATGATGAGCCATTTCCGTCCCCAGACGCTGATATGGATGACAGATTTGACAATGTCGACGGATATTTATTTTTGAGTCTGGGCTTTAATTCAAAACAAAACGCCTGGGCCGGCCCTGATCATTGGAAGTATCGAAAATCCAAAG AGGTTCATCCTACTTCCGAAGATGGGTCGATCATAAAAAGTAGGCTGCCAAAGAGTAAGAGACAGGCTGAAGTTGAATTAAATTTCACAAATTCTCTTGAGAAAGAAATGCTAGATATATTTTCTACTCCCAAGAATCCCAAATCATTACTACTCCCCGAAAGCAGATTGCCTTGCAATACAAAACTTCCCGAGGACTGCCACTATCATCCAGAGGATCTTGTCAAGTTATTTCTTCTGTCTAATGTGAAG TGTCTCGGGAGGAGGGCAAACAGGTTCGCAG ATGGATCTAGAGAACAATCCAATGAATATGAATCATTCCCTTCGTGGGACAATGGAAGTGTTGGTGGGGATGACTATGGTGACTACGGAGGTGATCTTCATAGTGACATGGAGGACTCCAACACTCTCATTACTCAACCTCGCCAG GTCAATAAAATTGAAGTCCAGTATGACAAGACTTCCAAACAAGTTGATGTTCATGCACTAAAAATTACTATTTGGGACCATGTTCAAGAATCTGTTAAACTTCCTTTGCAG GGACAAAAAGATACCTTATCTTTCAGGAATATATTGGCCAACTTTCCTAGCGAATGCAATGCTGCTGCAACCATTAGTGACATCTCTCCTCACTTGTGCTTCATATGTCTATTGCATCTGGCAAACGAGAAAGGATTGAGCATTCAAAACTGCTCCAACTTGGATGATCTTACCATATGCCTTCCACATGTTGCTGACTCTTTAAGGGGAACAGTTTAG
- the LOC137833188 gene encoding cellulose synthase-like protein H1 isoform X2 — MANQNSFPLYEKHWYKHTYKRVTESLLLILLLLLLGYRVISVNNYSFPWFVAFVCESWFTISWFFTLATQWSPAVIKTYPERLLQSVQDLPPVDLFVTTADSVLEPPIITVNTVLSLLALDYPPHKLACYVSDDGCSPLTFYALQEASKFAKFWVPFCKKYDVQIRAPFRYFSDKLEVSTSNNTPQFKQEWLQMKDMYGDLSRKIELEASQKSNPNYGDFAVFSNTEKTNHPSIIKVIWENKEELEDGLPHLIYISREKRPKHSHHFKAGAMNVLTRVSGLITNAPFMLNVDCDMIVNNPKIVHDALCILLDPKGQKEVAFAQFPQQFYATLKDDPFGNQMAILIKYFATGLAGLQGPFYAGTNCFHRRKVIYGLSPDYVHKGNSISEEELKQKFGASKEIMKSAGCALEGRRYSPNADNIAQVIDLASQVASCGYEYGTGWGKQVGWIYGSLTEDVLTGLTIHEKGWRSELCTPRPIAFTGFAPGGGPTTMAQQKRWAIGLLEIFLSKHCPIFATLFHKLTFRQCIAYMWIMNWGLRPFFEVCYASLLAHCIITNSNFLPQEHGICIPVAFLVIYKVYTVSVYLAEGLSVKAWWNNQRMSRITPMNAGFCAFLSVLLKKLRISETVFDITKKDLPPTDDAGDDKDAARYTFDESLVFLPGTTILLLQLTAIMIKLLGMQAVVATESKKDCGIGEIFCSVYLIICYWPFLKGLFETGKYRIPMSTIYKSTILTSLFVHLSRNTVAT, encoded by the exons ATGGCCAACCAAAACTCTTTCCCCCTCTATGAGAAACACTGGTACAAGCATACTTATAAAAGGGTAACGGAGAGTTTGCTCTTAATCCTTCTCTTGTTGCTGCTTGGCTACCGCGTTATCTCTGTCAACAACTACTCTTTCCCTTGGTTTGTTGCTTTTGTCTGCGAATCATGGTTCACCATCTCTTGGTTTTTCACCCTCGCCACTCAGTGGAGTCCAGCAGTAATCAAAACCTACCCAGAACGTCTCTTACAAAG TGTGCAGGATCTTCCACCAGTGGATTTGTTTGTGACAACAGCAGACTCTGTCCTTGAACCACCCATTATCACAGTGAACACTGTGTTGTCTCTGTTGGCACTTGATTACCCACCTCACAAGCTTGCTTGTTATGTTTCTGACGATGGTTGTTCCCCCCTAACTTTCTATGCTCTTCAAGAAGCCTCCAAATTTGCCAAGTTTTGGGTACCATTCTGTAAGAAATACGACGTGCAAATTAGAGCTCCATTCAGATACTTCTCTGACAAACTTGAGGTCTCCACGTCCAACAACACACCACAATTCAAACAAGAATGGTTACAAATGAAG GATATGTATGGTGATCTTAGCAGAAAAATAGAATTGGAAGCATCCCaaaaatcaaatccaaattATGGAGACTTTGCTGTTTTCTCAAACACTGAGAAGACAAATCATCCATCCATAATCAAG GTTATATGGGAGAACAAAGAAGAGCTTGAAGATGGGTTACCGCATTTGATCTATATATCTAGAGAGAAGAGGCCAAAACATTCTCATCATTTCAAAGCTGGTGCCATGAATGTTTTG ACAAGAGTCTCGGGGTTGATAACCAATGCTCCCTTTATGTTGAACGTGGACTGTGACATGATTGTAAATAATCCAAAGATTGTTCATGATGCGTTGTGCATTTTACTTGATCCCAAAGGGCAAAAAGAAGTTGCATTTGCTCAATTTCCCCAACAATTCTATGCTACATTAAAGGACGACCCTTTTGGAAACCAGATGGCAATTTTGATTAAG TACTTTGCAACTGGATTAGCTGGACTGCAAGGGCCTTTCTACGCTGGAACAAACTGCTTCCATAGAAGAAAAGTTATTTATGGTCTTTCTCCAGATTACGTTCACAAGG GAAACAGCATATCAGAGGAggaattaaaacaaaaatttggaGCTTCAAAGGAGATAATGAAGTCAGCTGGTTGTGCTTTGGAAGGAAGAAGATATTCGCCAAATGCTGATAATATTGCTCAAGTTATTGACTTAGCAAGCCAAGTTGCTAGTTGTGGATATGAATATGGCACAGGATGGGGCAAACAG GTGGGTTGGATATATGGATCACTAACAGAGGATGTGCTGACTGGACTGACAATACATGAAAAAGGTTGGAGATCAGAATTGTGTACACCAAGGCCCATTGCCTTCACAGGCTTTGCTCCAGGAGGTGGCCCAACTACAATGGCCCAACAGAAGAGATGGGCCATAGGGTTGCTGGAGATCTTTTTAAGCAAGCACTGTCCTATATTTGCCACCCTTTTTCATAAGCTTACTTTCAGGCAGTGCATAGCATATATGTGGATTATGAATTGGGGGCTAAGACCATTCTTTGAAGTATGTTATGCGTCTCTTCTTGCACACTGCATCATCACCAACTCCAATTTCTTGCCACAG GAGCATGGCATATGTATTCCCGTTGCTTTTCTTGTAATTTACAAGGTATACACTGTATCAGTATATTTAGCAGAAGGGCTATCAGTTAAAGCATGGTGGAATAATCAAAGAATGTCAAGAATAACACCCATGAATGCTGGTTTTTGTGCTTTTCTCAGTGTCCTTCTTAAGAAATTAAGAATATCTGAAACTGTATTTGACATAACAAAGAAAGATTTACCCCCAACAGATGATGCTGGAGATGACAAAGATGCTGCCCGGTACACCTTCGATGAATCCCTAGTTTTCTTGCCAGGCACTACCATTTTATTGTTGCAGTTGACAGCAATAATGATCAAGCTATTAGGAATGCAAGCAGTGGTGGCAACTGAAAGCAAGAAGGATTGTGGAATTGGTGagattttttgtagtgtttattTGATAATTTGCTATTGGCCATTTCTAAAGGGATTATTTGAGACAGGAAAGTATAGGATCCCCATGTCTACAATATACAAATCAACTATCTTAACATCTCTCTTTGTACACCTATCTAGAAACACTGTTGCTACTTGA
- the LOC137833201 gene encoding uncharacterized protein: MAMDQSKAVVLRVSLVVVALCIAGYIVGPPLYWHFVEGLAAVSHSSPSTCAPCVCDCSSQPILSIPQGLSNTSFGDCAKSDPEVSKDTEKNFAELLTEELKLRENQAMESQQHADMALLEAKKIASQYQKEADKCNSGMETCEEAREKSELALVAQKKLTALWELRARQKGWKEGLAKSHAHSQGKVQSS; encoded by the exons ATGGCTATGGACCAATCAAAGGCTGTGGTGTTGAGAGTGAGTTTGGTGGTGGTGGCTCTCTGCATAGCAGGATACATAGTGGGTCCCCCTCTCTACTGGCATTTCGTTGAAGGTTTGGCTGCAGTGAGCCACTCTTCTCCTTCTACTTGTGCCCCCTGCGTCTGTGATTGCTCTTCTCAACCCATTCTTTCCATTCCCCAAG GGCTGAGCAACACTTCCTTTGGAG ATTGTGCAAAGTCTGATCCAGAAGTGAGTAAAGACACCGAAAAGAATTTTGCAGAGCTATTGACAGAAGAACTGAAGCTGCGGGAGAACCAAGCCATGGAAAGTCAGCAACATGCTGACATGGCACTGCTTGAGGCAAAGAAGATTGCATCTCAGTATCAGAAGGAAGCTGACAAGTGTAATTCAGGGATGGAAACGTGCGAGGAGGCTAGGGAGAAGTCTGAGTTGGCATTAGTGGCGCAGAAGAAGCTCACTGCATTGTGGGAACTCAGAGCACGTCAGAAAGGGTGGAAAGAAGGGCTTGCCAAATCTCATGCACACTCTCAAGGGAAAGTGCAGAGTTCTTAG
- the LOC137829236 gene encoding condensin complex subunit 2 isoform X1, translating to MAETLSPNPLVGQKQRFRIQSPTANFFLGSNNDQLERAEARAARAAAIRRKSLGFSQPLQANSDPCLNKQQILDLFQNCIKLASENKINQKNTWELNLIDHLTDIIKGEQEDDAETNFQKASCTLEAGVKIYSLRVDSVHSEAYKVLGGMNRAGQEAEQDTSLDGVNIESGQEENRKETSKKLSPLSTLESSFEALNVKKFDAAFVVDPLYRQTTAKFDEGGAKGLLMNNLGVYGGCRVLFDSLEVPAKCMAKQNQSDISDTIDLSFVKDCMEQMVLDMRVKDEISPTLRTIVSLFDESNRRPTDVQHHDKNSAEDLDASSFNNESGFDREEYGNSMTWSDDHDDQTVVADVGYNDDDPSFPNYPQDNDEPFPSPDADMDDRFDNVDGYLFLSLGFNSKQNAWAGPDHWKYRKSKASEVHPTSEDGSIIKSRLPKSKRQAEVELNFTNSLEKEMLDIFSTPKNPKSLLLPESRLPCNTKLPEDCHYHPEDLVKLFLLSNVKCLGRRANRFADGSREQSNEYESFPSWDNGSVGGDDYGDYGGDLHSDMEDSNTLITQPRQVNKIEVQYDKTSKQVDVHALKITIWDHVQESVKLPLQGQKDTLSFRNILANFPSECNAAATISDISPHLCFICLLHLANEKGLSIQNCSNLDDLTICLPHVADSLRGTV from the exons ATGGCGGAAACGTTAAGCCCAAACCCCTTGGTGGGTCAGAAGCAGAGGTTCCGTATCCAGTCCCCCACCGCTAACTTCTTCTTGGGCTCCAACAATGACCAGCTCGAGCGCGCCGAGGCCCGAGCCGCTCGGGCCGCCGCCATCCGCCGAAAGAGCCTCGGGTTCAGCCAACCTCTTCAGGCCAACTCGGATCCCTGCCTCAACAAACAGCAGATCCTCGATTTGTTCCAAAACTGCATCAAACTCGCCAGCGAAAAC AAAATTAATCAGAAAAATACGTGGGAGTTGAACCTGATTGATCACCTTACTGATATCATCAAGGGCGAGCAAGAAGATGACGCGGAGACTAATTTTCAAAAA GCAAGCTGCACACTTGAGGCTGGAGTCAAAATTTATTCATTAAGAGTAGATTCAGTGCATTCTGAGGCATATAAAGTTCTTGGTGGGATGAATAGAGCAGGCCAAGAAGCCGAGCAAG ACACTAGCCTGGATGGTGTTAATATTGAAAGTGGACAAGAAGAAAACAGGAAAGAAACAAGCAAAAAG TTGTCACCTTTGTCAACATTGGAATCATCTTTCGAGGCACTTAATGTTAAGAAGTTTGATG CTGCATTTGTCGTGGATCCTCTCTATCGCCAGACAACAGCAAAATTTGATGAAGGTGGAGCCAAGGGTCTTTTAATGAATAATCTCGGTGTATATGGCGGATGTAGGGTGCTCTTTGATTCACTAGAAGTGCCCGCGAAGTGTATGGCAAAACAAAATCAATCTGATATTTCAGATACTATTGATCTTTCTTTTGTCAAAG ATTGTATGGAGCAGATGGTGTTGGACATGCGTGTTAAGGATGAAATTTCTCCAACTCTGAGGACTATAGTAAGCCTATTTGATGAAAGTAACAGAAGGCCCACTGATGTTCAACATCACGACAAGAATTCAGCTGAAGATCTTGACGCCTCTTCTTTTAATAATGAAAGTGGTTTTGACAGAGAAGAATATGGGAACAGCATGACCTGGAGTGACGATCACGATGACCAAACGGTTGTTGCCGATGTAGGCTATAATGATGATGATCCAAGTTTTCCCAATTACCCTCAG GACAATGATGAGCCATTTCCGTCCCCAGACGCTGATATGGATGACAGATTTGACAATGTCGACGGATATTTATTTTTGAGTCTGGGCTTTAATTCAAAACAAAACGCCTGGGCCGGCCCTGATCATTGGAAGTATCGAAAATCCAAAG CCTCAGAGGTTCATCCTACTTCCGAAGATGGGTCGATCATAAAAAGTAGGCTGCCAAAGAGTAAGAGACAGGCTGAAGTTGAATTAAATTTCACAAATTCTCTTGAGAAAGAAATGCTAGATATATTTTCTACTCCCAAGAATCCCAAATCATTACTACTCCCCGAAAGCAGATTGCCTTGCAATACAAAACTTCCCGAGGACTGCCACTATCATCCAGAGGATCTTGTCAAGTTATTTCTTCTGTCTAATGTGAAG TGTCTCGGGAGGAGGGCAAACAGGTTCGCAG ATGGATCTAGAGAACAATCCAATGAATATGAATCATTCCCTTCGTGGGACAATGGAAGTGTTGGTGGGGATGACTATGGTGACTACGGAGGTGATCTTCATAGTGACATGGAGGACTCCAACACTCTCATTACTCAACCTCGCCAG GTCAATAAAATTGAAGTCCAGTATGACAAGACTTCCAAACAAGTTGATGTTCATGCACTAAAAATTACTATTTGGGACCATGTTCAAGAATCTGTTAAACTTCCTTTGCAG GGACAAAAAGATACCTTATCTTTCAGGAATATATTGGCCAACTTTCCTAGCGAATGCAATGCTGCTGCAACCATTAGTGACATCTCTCCTCACTTGTGCTTCATATGTCTATTGCATCTGGCAAACGAGAAAGGATTGAGCATTCAAAACTGCTCCAACTTGGATGATCTTACCATATGCCTTCCACATGTTGCTGACTCTTTAAGGGGAACAGTTTAG
- the LOC137833188 gene encoding cellulose synthase-like protein H1 isoform X1: MANQNSFPLYEKHWYKHTYKRVTESLLLILLLLLLGYRVISVNNYSFPWFVAFVCESWFTISWFFTLATQWSPAVIKTYPERLLQSVQDLPPVDLFVTTADSVLEPPIITVNTVLSLLALDYPPHKLACYVSDDGCSPLTFYALQEASKFAKFWVPFCKKYDVQIRAPFRYFSDKLEVSTSNNTPQFKQEWLQMKDMYGDLSRKIELEASQKSNPNYGDFAVFSNTEKTNHPSIIKVIWENKEELEDGLPHLIYISREKRPKHSHHFKAGAMNVLTRVSGLITNAPFMLNVDCDMIVNNPKIVHDALCILLDPKGQKEVAFAQFPQQFYATLKDDPFGNQMAILIKYFATGLAGLQGPFYAGTNCFHRRKVIYGLSPDYVHKAIFSGNSISEEELKQKFGASKEIMKSAGCALEGRRYSPNADNIAQVIDLASQVASCGYEYGTGWGKQVGWIYGSLTEDVLTGLTIHEKGWRSELCTPRPIAFTGFAPGGGPTTMAQQKRWAIGLLEIFLSKHCPIFATLFHKLTFRQCIAYMWIMNWGLRPFFEVCYASLLAHCIITNSNFLPQEHGICIPVAFLVIYKVYTVSVYLAEGLSVKAWWNNQRMSRITPMNAGFCAFLSVLLKKLRISETVFDITKKDLPPTDDAGDDKDAARYTFDESLVFLPGTTILLLQLTAIMIKLLGMQAVVATESKKDCGIGEIFCSVYLIICYWPFLKGLFETGKYRIPMSTIYKSTILTSLFVHLSRNTVAT, encoded by the exons ATGGCCAACCAAAACTCTTTCCCCCTCTATGAGAAACACTGGTACAAGCATACTTATAAAAGGGTAACGGAGAGTTTGCTCTTAATCCTTCTCTTGTTGCTGCTTGGCTACCGCGTTATCTCTGTCAACAACTACTCTTTCCCTTGGTTTGTTGCTTTTGTCTGCGAATCATGGTTCACCATCTCTTGGTTTTTCACCCTCGCCACTCAGTGGAGTCCAGCAGTAATCAAAACCTACCCAGAACGTCTCTTACAAAG TGTGCAGGATCTTCCACCAGTGGATTTGTTTGTGACAACAGCAGACTCTGTCCTTGAACCACCCATTATCACAGTGAACACTGTGTTGTCTCTGTTGGCACTTGATTACCCACCTCACAAGCTTGCTTGTTATGTTTCTGACGATGGTTGTTCCCCCCTAACTTTCTATGCTCTTCAAGAAGCCTCCAAATTTGCCAAGTTTTGGGTACCATTCTGTAAGAAATACGACGTGCAAATTAGAGCTCCATTCAGATACTTCTCTGACAAACTTGAGGTCTCCACGTCCAACAACACACCACAATTCAAACAAGAATGGTTACAAATGAAG GATATGTATGGTGATCTTAGCAGAAAAATAGAATTGGAAGCATCCCaaaaatcaaatccaaattATGGAGACTTTGCTGTTTTCTCAAACACTGAGAAGACAAATCATCCATCCATAATCAAG GTTATATGGGAGAACAAAGAAGAGCTTGAAGATGGGTTACCGCATTTGATCTATATATCTAGAGAGAAGAGGCCAAAACATTCTCATCATTTCAAAGCTGGTGCCATGAATGTTTTG ACAAGAGTCTCGGGGTTGATAACCAATGCTCCCTTTATGTTGAACGTGGACTGTGACATGATTGTAAATAATCCAAAGATTGTTCATGATGCGTTGTGCATTTTACTTGATCCCAAAGGGCAAAAAGAAGTTGCATTTGCTCAATTTCCCCAACAATTCTATGCTACATTAAAGGACGACCCTTTTGGAAACCAGATGGCAATTTTGATTAAG TACTTTGCAACTGGATTAGCTGGACTGCAAGGGCCTTTCTACGCTGGAACAAACTGCTTCCATAGAAGAAAAGTTATTTATGGTCTTTCTCCAGATTACGTTCACAAGG CCATTTTTTCAGGAAACAGCATATCAGAGGAggaattaaaacaaaaatttggaGCTTCAAAGGAGATAATGAAGTCAGCTGGTTGTGCTTTGGAAGGAAGAAGATATTCGCCAAATGCTGATAATATTGCTCAAGTTATTGACTTAGCAAGCCAAGTTGCTAGTTGTGGATATGAATATGGCACAGGATGGGGCAAACAG GTGGGTTGGATATATGGATCACTAACAGAGGATGTGCTGACTGGACTGACAATACATGAAAAAGGTTGGAGATCAGAATTGTGTACACCAAGGCCCATTGCCTTCACAGGCTTTGCTCCAGGAGGTGGCCCAACTACAATGGCCCAACAGAAGAGATGGGCCATAGGGTTGCTGGAGATCTTTTTAAGCAAGCACTGTCCTATATTTGCCACCCTTTTTCATAAGCTTACTTTCAGGCAGTGCATAGCATATATGTGGATTATGAATTGGGGGCTAAGACCATTCTTTGAAGTATGTTATGCGTCTCTTCTTGCACACTGCATCATCACCAACTCCAATTTCTTGCCACAG GAGCATGGCATATGTATTCCCGTTGCTTTTCTTGTAATTTACAAGGTATACACTGTATCAGTATATTTAGCAGAAGGGCTATCAGTTAAAGCATGGTGGAATAATCAAAGAATGTCAAGAATAACACCCATGAATGCTGGTTTTTGTGCTTTTCTCAGTGTCCTTCTTAAGAAATTAAGAATATCTGAAACTGTATTTGACATAACAAAGAAAGATTTACCCCCAACAGATGATGCTGGAGATGACAAAGATGCTGCCCGGTACACCTTCGATGAATCCCTAGTTTTCTTGCCAGGCACTACCATTTTATTGTTGCAGTTGACAGCAATAATGATCAAGCTATTAGGAATGCAAGCAGTGGTGGCAACTGAAAGCAAGAAGGATTGTGGAATTGGTGagattttttgtagtgtttattTGATAATTTGCTATTGGCCATTTCTAAAGGGATTATTTGAGACAGGAAAGTATAGGATCCCCATGTCTACAATATACAAATCAACTATCTTAACATCTCTCTTTGTACACCTATCTAGAAACACTGTTGCTACTTGA